The genome window CACGGGGATCGACTGTCAGACAGTGCCAAAATCCCCCTCAGAGACAATCTTCCCCATTTTCTGGAATTCCCGTCGCGTAGCCCGCAAAAGGTGCTGCATGGTTATGTCGCCTTCCTCGTCCGCGGCCATGAAGGCCGCTGCCAGGGCGATGTTCCTGATATTGCCGCCGGCGATCTCGAATCGCTGCGCCAGAAACTCCGGATCGAGCCCGGCATCGAGCGGCGCGGCATCGGGCCAGACCTTTTCCCAGATACGCCGCCGCTCGGCAAGCGGTGGCAGCGGAAACTCCACCACGTACTGCAGCCGGCGGACAAACGCCTCGTCCAGGTTGGACCTGAAGTTGGTGGCCAGGATGGCGACCCCCTCGTACTCCTCCATCTTCTGCAGCAGATAGCCGATCTCGATGTTGGCGTAGCGGTCGTGGGCGTCCTTCACCTCGGAACGCTTGCCGAACAGGGCGTCGGCCTCGTCGAAGAAGAGGATGGCGTTGCAGGTGCGCGCCTCGGAGAAGATCCGGTCCAGGTTCTTCTCGGTCTCGCCGATGTACTTGCTCACCACCTGGGAAAGGTCGATCTTGTAGAGGTCAAGGCCCAGCTCGTGGGCGATCACCTCGGCACCCATGGTCTTGCCCGTGCCGGGAGGCCCGGAAAAGAGGACGTTCAGCCCCTTGCCGGTGGAGAGTTTCCGGCCGAAACCCCAGGAGCCGTAGACCACGTGCCGGTACCTGGCCTGGTTGCAGAGTTCCCGAAGCTGGTCCATATGATCGGCCGGCAGGACAATGTCGTCCCAGCCGTAGGCCGGTTCGATCTTATGCGCCAGGGCGGAGAGCTTCTGGTTCGACTGGTCGCGGCAGGCAGCATAGAGCTCGGCTGCGGTGACCCGCTGCGCGTTCTCCCCCTGTTGCCATGCGGCCAGATGCCCGGCTGCCCGTGTCGCATCCCGGATCTGTCCCGGCGAGAAGCGGAACGTCCCGGCAAGGGTCCCGAAATCGACCCCCTCCACCCTGCCGGTGCCGTTGATCCGCGCCTGTTCCCAGAGCCGTTGCCGGGCGCTGTCGTCGGGAAGCGGAAAGTCGATGCCAAGGAAGAGGTGATCGCCGAACATCCCGCGCGGCTGCCATGGCTTGCTGCCGATCAGGATGGTGAGCGGAACCAGATCGCCCAGGATCTTTGCCAGGAGGCGCAGGCGCCGGGCATTGGCCTCGTCGTGCACCAGGGAATCGACCTGCTCCAGGCAGAGCACTGCTGACTGCAGCGCCGCCTCCCTGGCCAGGATCAGTGCCGCTTCGGCAAAGGGGATCGGCCCGTCCAGCAGCTGTTCCGCATCGGCCAGAAGCAGCGGCCTCCCCAGGTCGTGACAAATGGCCCTGGCCACGGATTTCCTGCCGGTGCCGTACGTCCCGTGGAAGTGGAGCACGACATGCCGGTCAGTCTCGTCGAACCGCTCCAGGTGCTGCCGGGCGAATCCCCGCAACCGGTCGCAGGCCTCTTCGGAAAGCGTAACCAGCCCCAGTTCCACCACAGCGTCCTCCAGCCGGACAAACCGCGCCAGACGGTCGTCGATTCCGCTCAGACCGAGCAGATGGTCGGCAACCCTCCGGTCGAGGGAGAGCGGGCAAGACAGCAGCCGGGAGGCCGAGCCCTGGGGGGGGTCACCGACAATGAGCAGACCGTATTGGAGCAGGGGAGCGGATGCGGCAAAGGCCTGGCGGGCATCGACTCGCTCCTGCGGCGTGTGGCAGAAGAGGTCCATGATCAGGCCGGGGGTGGGGTGTTTCAGGGTGAGGTCGTCGTGGAGATAAGCGTAGAGCCGCTCGTACCGTTTGTCCAGCTCCGGGGCGCAACAGACGGCCAGGCAGATCTCCTCGAACGGTGTGAGCCGGAAGAGCCGGGCCAGCTTCATGCCGGGGAGTTCGGGGCCGGTTTGCGCGGTGATCCGTTTTTTTGCATCGATCT of Geobacter sp. contains these proteins:
- a CDS encoding AAA family ATPase, with amino-acid sequence MKGINILHMKYDNKNAARCVDDIDHCVYASILESIDDDINRIRLAAQWLIKRNSTLYIQNNSDNLRNYVILDEEIESLLSSPDGFSTASPDRSDNDGTLALLQQYNDLCAQIDAKKRITAQTGPELPGMKLARLFRLTPFEEICLAVCCAPELDKRYERLYAYLHDDLTLKHPTPGLIMDLFCHTPQERVDARQAFAASAPLLQYGLLIVGDPPQGSASRLLSCPLSLDRRVADHLLGLSGIDDRLARFVRLEDAVVELGLVTLSEEACDRLRGFARQHLERFDETDRHVVLHFHGTYGTGRKSVARAICHDLGRPLLLADAEQLLDGPIPFAEAALILAREAALQSAVLCLEQVDSLVHDEANARRLRLLAKILGDLVPLTILIGSKPWQPRGMFGDHLFLGIDFPLPDDSARQRLWEQARINGTGRVEGVDFGTLAGTFRFSPGQIRDATRAAGHLAAWQQGENAQRVTAAELYAACRDQSNQKLSALAHKIEPAYGWDDIVLPADHMDQLRELCNQARYRHVVYGSWGFGRKLSTGKGLNVLFSGPPGTGKTMGAEVIAHELGLDLYKIDLSQVVSKYIGETEKNLDRIFSEARTCNAILFFDEADALFGKRSEVKDAHDRYANIEIGYLLQKMEEYEGVAILATNFRSNLDEAFVRRLQYVVEFPLPPLAERRRIWEKVWPDAAPLDAGLDPEFLAQRFEIAGGNIRNIALAAAFMAADEEGDITMQHLLRATRREFQKMGKIVSEGDFGTV